In one window of Streptomyces griseus subsp. griseus DNA:
- a CDS encoding DUF4126 domain-containing protein, which translates to MSVIPLVFTSGWASGINAYAVVLLLGVFGATGVSDEVPAALQRTDVLIVAGVLFLCEVVADKIPYVDSVWDTAHTVIRPVAGAVIAALLAGESGSLPELAAGAIGGSTALMSHLVKAGTRMAVNTSPEPFSNIGMSVVEDLGVAGVVTFAIFNPVAAAVIAGVLLVLGIVLVVFLTSRIRRFLRRRAQRREEKRLAGAEGPWPPG; encoded by the coding sequence GTGTCCGTAATCCCTCTGGTGTTCACAAGTGGCTGGGCGAGCGGGATCAACGCCTATGCGGTGGTCCTCCTGCTCGGTGTCTTCGGCGCGACCGGCGTCTCCGACGAGGTGCCCGCCGCGTTGCAGCGCACCGACGTCCTGATCGTGGCCGGTGTGCTCTTCCTCTGCGAGGTGGTGGCCGACAAGATCCCGTACGTGGACTCGGTCTGGGACACCGCGCACACGGTGATCCGCCCGGTGGCGGGTGCGGTGATCGCCGCGCTGCTCGCCGGGGAGAGCGGTTCGCTGCCGGAGCTGGCGGCCGGGGCGATCGGCGGATCGACGGCGCTGATGAGCCATCTGGTGAAGGCCGGTACGAGGATGGCGGTCAACACCTCCCCGGAGCCCTTCAGCAACATCGGGATGAGCGTCGTGGAGGACCTCGGGGTCGCCGGGGTCGTCACGTTCGCCATATTCAACCCGGTGGCGGCGGCCGTCATCGCCGGGGTGCTGCTGGTGCTCGGGATCGTCCTCGTGGTCTTCCTGACCTCCCGGATCCGCCGCTTCCTGCGCCGCCGGGCCCAGCGCCGCGAGGAGAAACGCCTGGCCGGAGCGGAGGGGCCCTGGCCTCCGGGCTGA
- a CDS encoding TetR/AcrR family transcriptional regulator — MESSGTTRRQATRQRLYEAAVTLIAEKGFSATTVDEIAERAGVAKGTVYYNFKSKTELFEELLRHGVGLLTASLRAAAEESEERGGTRVEALDAMIRAGLAFIDRYPAFTQLYVAELWRTNRAWQSTLLVVRQEAVAVVEGVLREAVRSGELSEEIDIPLTAAALVGMVLVAALDWQAFQPERSIDEVHSALSLLLHGRVSGH; from the coding sequence ATGGAAAGCAGTGGCACCACGCGCCGCCAGGCCACCCGGCAGAGGCTCTACGAGGCGGCGGTGACCCTCATCGCCGAGAAGGGCTTCTCGGCGACCACCGTCGACGAGATAGCCGAGCGGGCCGGGGTCGCCAAGGGCACGGTCTATTACAACTTCAAGAGCAAGACCGAACTGTTCGAGGAGCTGCTCCGGCACGGCGTCGGGCTGCTCACGGCCTCGCTGCGGGCCGCCGCCGAGGAATCGGAGGAGCGCGGCGGCACCCGGGTCGAGGCGCTGGACGCGATGATCCGGGCCGGACTGGCCTTCATCGACCGCTACCCGGCCTTCACCCAGCTGTACGTGGCCGAGCTCTGGCGCACCAACCGCGCCTGGCAGTCCACGCTGCTGGTGGTGCGGCAGGAGGCCGTCGCGGTGGTGGAGGGCGTGCTGCGCGAGGCGGTGCGCAGCGGTGAGCTGAGCGAGGAGATCGACATCCCGCTGACCGCCGCGGCCCTGGTCGGGATGGTGCTGGTGGCGGCGCTGGACTGGCAGGCGTTCCAGCCGGAGCGGTCGATCGACGAGGTCCACTCGGCGCTGTCCCTGCTGCTGCACGGGCGGGTCAGCGGGCACTGA